One region of Vidua chalybeata isolate OUT-0048 chromosome 26, bVidCha1 merged haplotype, whole genome shotgun sequence genomic DNA includes:
- the LOC128800264 gene encoding ubiquitin carboxyl-terminal hydrolase 17-like protein 19 isoform X4 gives MTTTENDFFIAEGMAPPKRILFPPEKICMVWQQRQSAGAGLFNVGNTCFLNAVLQCLTYTPPLANYLLSREHSRACHQQGFCMMCIMEAHVNRVLHSPVSAILPLTVLKVFRLTCFSCKAISDSYEAFLDVPLDIKAASSLTAALEDFVTPEHMDGDNCFKCNKCKKNVAASKRFTVHSAPKILTVCLKRFDCFTGGKISKVVEYPEYLDLRPYMSQADGEPLHYSLYAVLVHSGVSCHGGHYFCYTKASNGLWYQMDDEFVELRCIDTALKQQAYLLFYARCSDLKIGERASSSLAPPYAPSFLSQWDTALDVEDAGREQAWSRSLLWGRDGCSCFVDTTDCDHCAGRRVGPPSCDHAPRDGAASGPSSRSLQWAGAPRAAWEQTLLLQREMSRSVRGGYDLRSRFVQYTELSPRRRRRQTTNSPCREQTPVDRAVPEPSSTSWKQRPILGAAGEQTRPRRREQRRSPRQGCDLRSRSVQCTAHLPSLGKRNRGTTSPRCDKAPVDNAASGPSNSSFKQVPMLRAARKQSRTRLREQRRSPQPGYDLRSRCALPTTLRRGRGGFPWPRDACQTSTQGTLGVLRSDYGPGRSRMED, from the exons ATGACCACAACAGAGAATGATTTCT TCATTGCTGAGGGAATGGCTCCTCCAAAAAGGATCCTCTTTCCACCAGAGAAGATCTGCATGGTCTGGCAGCAGAGACAGAGTGCTGGAGCGGGGCTCTTCAATGTGGGCAACACGTGTTTCCTCAACGCTGTCCTGCAGTGCTTGACCTACACCCCCCCACTGGCCAACTACCTGCTGTCCCGAGAGCACAGCCGGGCCT GTCACCAGCAAGGTTTCTGCATGATGTGCATCATGGAAGCGCATGTTAACAGGGTCTTGCATTCCCCTGTCAGTGCCATCCTGCCTTTGACTGTCCTCAAGGTTTTCAGAC tcaCCTGCTTCAGCTGCAAAGCCATTTCTGACTCCTATGAGGCCTTCCTGGATGTTCCTTTGGATATCAAA GCAGCTTCATccctcactgcagctctggaggaCTTTGTGACACCCGAGCACATGGATGGTGATAACTGCTTTAAATGTAACAA GTGTAAGAAGAATGTTGCTGCCTCCAAGAGGTTCACAGTCCATTCTGCACCCAAGATTCTCACGGTGTGCCTGAAAAGGTTTGACTGTTTCACCGGTGGGAAGATCAGCAAG GTTGTGGAGTACCCCGAGTACCTGGATCTTCGCCCATACATGTCCCAGGCTGATGGAGAACCCCTCCATTACTCCTTGTATGCTGTCCTGGTGCACAGTGGGGTCAGCTGCCATGGAGGACACTATTTCTGCTACACAAAG GCCAGCAACGGGCTGTGGTACCAGATGGATGATGAGTTTGTGGAGCTCCGTTGCATTGACACAGCTCTCAAGCAGCAAGCCTACCTGCTGTTTTATGCCAG gtgCTCTGATCTGAAGATTGGAGAAAGGGCTTCTTCCTCGCTGGCACCACCATATGCCCCTTCCTTCCTCAGTCAGTGG GACACAGCGCTGGACGTGGAAgatgctggcagggagcaggccTGGAGCAGAtccctgctgtggggcagggatggctgcagctgctttgtggACACCACAGACTGTGACCACTGCGCAGGGAGGAGAGTGGGCCCTCCCAGCTGTGACCACGCTCCCAGGGATGGTGCAGCTTCAGGGCCTTCCAGCAGGAGCCTGCAGTGGGCTggtgcccccagggctgcttgggagcaaaccctgctgctgcagagagagatGAGCAGATCCGTGCGGGGCGGTTACGACCTCCGCAGCCGCTTTGTGCAGTACACAGAGCTCTCaccaaggaggaggaggaggcagacAACAAATTCTCCATGTCGTGAGCAAACCCCTGTCGATAGAGCAGTTCCAGAGccctccagcaccagctggaAGCAGCGTCCCATACTCGGGGCTGCTGGAGAGCAAACCCGACCGAGGCggagagagcagaggagatCCCCGCGGCAGGGCTGTGACCTCCGCAGCCGCTCTGTGCAGTGCACAGCCCACCTCCCCTCTCTGGGCAAGAGGAACAGGGGGACAACAAGTCCACGTTGTGACAAAGCCCCAGTGGATAACGCAGCGTCAGGGCCCTCCAACAGCAGCTTCAAGCAGGTTCCCATGCTCAGGGCTGCTCGGAAGCAATCCCGAACCAGGCTGAGAGAGCAGAGAAGATCCCCACAGCCAGGCTATGATCTTCGCAGCCGCTGTGCACTGCCCACCACCCTTCggcgaggaagaggagggttTCCATGGCCCAGAGATGCGTGTCAGACAAGCACCCAGGGCACTCTGGGAGTGCTGAGGTCAGATTATGGCCCTGGCCGAAGCAGAATGGAAGATTAG
- the LOC128800264 gene encoding ubiquitin carboxyl-terminal hydrolase 42-like isoform X2, with amino-acid sequence MTTTENDFFIAEGMAPPKRILFPPEKICMVWQQRQSAGAGLFNVGNTCFLNAVLQCLTYTPPLANYLLSREHSRACHQQGFCMMCIMEAHVNRVLHSPVSAILPLTVLKVFRHIGEHFQPGREEDAHDFLCCTVNAMQRACLSASNDLDLSSQSTTIVYQIFGGFLRSRVTCFSCKAISDSYEAFLDVPLDIKAASSLTAALEDFVTPEHMDGDNCFKCNKCKKNVAASKRFTVHSAPKILTVCLKRFDCFTGGKISKVVEYPEYLDLRPYMSQADGEPLHYSLYAVLVHSGVSCHGGHYFCYTKASNGLWYQMDDEFVELRCIDTALKQQAYLLFYARCSDLKIGERASSSLAPPYAPSFLSQWDTALDVEDAGREQAWSRSLLWGRDGCSCFVDTTDCDHCAGRRVGPPSCDHAPRDGAASGPSSRSLQWAGAPRAAWEQTLLLQREMSRSVRGGYDLRSRFVQYTELSPRRRRRQTTNSPCREQTPVDRAVPEPSSTSWKQRPILGAAGEQTRPRRREQRRSPRQGCDLRSRSVQCTAHLPSLGKRNRGTTSPRCDKAPVDNAASGPSNSSFKQVPMLRAARKQSRTRLREQRRSPQPGYDLRSRCALPTTLRRGRGGFPWPRDACQTSTQGTLGVLR; translated from the exons ATGACCACAACAGAGAATGATTTCT TCATTGCTGAGGGAATGGCTCCTCCAAAAAGGATCCTCTTTCCACCAGAGAAGATCTGCATGGTCTGGCAGCAGAGACAGAGTGCTGGAGCGGGGCTCTTCAATGTGGGCAACACGTGTTTCCTCAACGCTGTCCTGCAGTGCTTGACCTACACCCCCCCACTGGCCAACTACCTGCTGTCCCGAGAGCACAGCCGGGCCT GTCACCAGCAAGGTTTCTGCATGATGTGCATCATGGAAGCGCATGTTAACAGGGTCTTGCATTCCCCTGTCAGTGCCATCCTGCCTTTGACTGTCCTCAAGGTTTTCAGAC ACATAGGAGAGCATTTTCAGCCTGGCAGGGAAGAAGATGCCCATGACTTCCTATGCTGTACTGTCAATGCCATGCAGAGAGCTTGTCTGAGTGCAAGCAACGA CTTGGACCTCTCTTCTCAATCCACTACCATTGTCTATCAAATATTTGGGGGCTTTCTGAGATCCAGAG tcaCCTGCTTCAGCTGCAAAGCCATTTCTGACTCCTATGAGGCCTTCCTGGATGTTCCTTTGGATATCAAA GCAGCTTCATccctcactgcagctctggaggaCTTTGTGACACCCGAGCACATGGATGGTGATAACTGCTTTAAATGTAACAA GTGTAAGAAGAATGTTGCTGCCTCCAAGAGGTTCACAGTCCATTCTGCACCCAAGATTCTCACGGTGTGCCTGAAAAGGTTTGACTGTTTCACCGGTGGGAAGATCAGCAAG GTTGTGGAGTACCCCGAGTACCTGGATCTTCGCCCATACATGTCCCAGGCTGATGGAGAACCCCTCCATTACTCCTTGTATGCTGTCCTGGTGCACAGTGGGGTCAGCTGCCATGGAGGACACTATTTCTGCTACACAAAG GCCAGCAACGGGCTGTGGTACCAGATGGATGATGAGTTTGTGGAGCTCCGTTGCATTGACACAGCTCTCAAGCAGCAAGCCTACCTGCTGTTTTATGCCAG gtgCTCTGATCTGAAGATTGGAGAAAGGGCTTCTTCCTCGCTGGCACCACCATATGCCCCTTCCTTCCTCAGTCAGTGG GACACAGCGCTGGACGTGGAAgatgctggcagggagcaggccTGGAGCAGAtccctgctgtggggcagggatggctgcagctgctttgtggACACCACAGACTGTGACCACTGCGCAGGGAGGAGAGTGGGCCCTCCCAGCTGTGACCACGCTCCCAGGGATGGTGCAGCTTCAGGGCCTTCCAGCAGGAGCCTGCAGTGGGCTggtgcccccagggctgcttgggagcaaaccctgctgctgcagagagagatGAGCAGATCCGTGCGGGGCGGTTACGACCTCCGCAGCCGCTTTGTGCAGTACACAGAGCTCTCaccaaggaggaggaggaggcagacAACAAATTCTCCATGTCGTGAGCAAACCCCTGTCGATAGAGCAGTTCCAGAGccctccagcaccagctggaAGCAGCGTCCCATACTCGGGGCTGCTGGAGAGCAAACCCGACCGAGGCggagagagcagaggagatCCCCGCGGCAGGGCTGTGACCTCCGCAGCCGCTCTGTGCAGTGCACAGCCCACCTCCCCTCTCTGGGCAAGAGGAACAGGGGGACAACAAGTCCACGTTGTGACAAAGCCCCAGTGGATAACGCAGCGTCAGGGCCCTCCAACAGCAGCTTCAAGCAGGTTCCCATGCTCAGGGCTGCTCGGAAGCAATCCCGAACCAGGCTGAGAGAGCAGAGAAGATCCCCACAGCCAGGCTATGATCTTCGCAGCCGCTGTGCACTGCCCACCACCCTTCggcgaggaagaggagggttTCCATGGCCCAGAGATGCGTGTCAGACAAGCACCCAGGGCACTCTGGGAGTGCTGAG ATAG
- the LOC128800264 gene encoding ubiquitin carboxyl-terminal hydrolase 42-like isoform X1, with protein sequence MTTTENDFFIAEGMAPPKRILFPPEKICMVWQQRQSAGAGLFNVGNTCFLNAVLQCLTYTPPLANYLLSREHSRACHQQGFCMMCIMEAHVNRVLHSPVSAILPLTVLKVFRHIGEHFQPGREEDAHDFLCCTVNAMQRACLSASNDLDLSSQSTTIVYQIFGGFLRSRVTCFSCKAISDSYEAFLDVPLDIKAASSLTAALEDFVTPEHMDGDNCFKCNKCKKNVAASKRFTVHSAPKILTVCLKRFDCFTGGKISKVVEYPEYLDLRPYMSQADGEPLHYSLYAVLVHSGVSCHGGHYFCYTKASNGLWYQMDDEFVELRCIDTALKQQAYLLFYARCSDLKIGERASSSLAPPYAPSFLSQWDTALDVEDAGREQAWSRSLLWGRDGCSCFVDTTDCDHCAGRRVGPPSCDHAPRDGAASGPSSRSLQWAGAPRAAWEQTLLLQREMSRSVRGGYDLRSRFVQYTELSPRRRRRQTTNSPCREQTPVDRAVPEPSSTSWKQRPILGAAGEQTRPRRREQRRSPRQGCDLRSRSVQCTAHLPSLGKRNRGTTSPRCDKAPVDNAASGPSNSSFKQVPMLRAARKQSRTRLREQRRSPQPGYDLRSRCALPTTLRRGRGGFPWPRDACQTSTQGTLGVLRSDYGPGRSRMED encoded by the exons ATGACCACAACAGAGAATGATTTCT TCATTGCTGAGGGAATGGCTCCTCCAAAAAGGATCCTCTTTCCACCAGAGAAGATCTGCATGGTCTGGCAGCAGAGACAGAGTGCTGGAGCGGGGCTCTTCAATGTGGGCAACACGTGTTTCCTCAACGCTGTCCTGCAGTGCTTGACCTACACCCCCCCACTGGCCAACTACCTGCTGTCCCGAGAGCACAGCCGGGCCT GTCACCAGCAAGGTTTCTGCATGATGTGCATCATGGAAGCGCATGTTAACAGGGTCTTGCATTCCCCTGTCAGTGCCATCCTGCCTTTGACTGTCCTCAAGGTTTTCAGAC ACATAGGAGAGCATTTTCAGCCTGGCAGGGAAGAAGATGCCCATGACTTCCTATGCTGTACTGTCAATGCCATGCAGAGAGCTTGTCTGAGTGCAAGCAACGA CTTGGACCTCTCTTCTCAATCCACTACCATTGTCTATCAAATATTTGGGGGCTTTCTGAGATCCAGAG tcaCCTGCTTCAGCTGCAAAGCCATTTCTGACTCCTATGAGGCCTTCCTGGATGTTCCTTTGGATATCAAA GCAGCTTCATccctcactgcagctctggaggaCTTTGTGACACCCGAGCACATGGATGGTGATAACTGCTTTAAATGTAACAA GTGTAAGAAGAATGTTGCTGCCTCCAAGAGGTTCACAGTCCATTCTGCACCCAAGATTCTCACGGTGTGCCTGAAAAGGTTTGACTGTTTCACCGGTGGGAAGATCAGCAAG GTTGTGGAGTACCCCGAGTACCTGGATCTTCGCCCATACATGTCCCAGGCTGATGGAGAACCCCTCCATTACTCCTTGTATGCTGTCCTGGTGCACAGTGGGGTCAGCTGCCATGGAGGACACTATTTCTGCTACACAAAG GCCAGCAACGGGCTGTGGTACCAGATGGATGATGAGTTTGTGGAGCTCCGTTGCATTGACACAGCTCTCAAGCAGCAAGCCTACCTGCTGTTTTATGCCAG gtgCTCTGATCTGAAGATTGGAGAAAGGGCTTCTTCCTCGCTGGCACCACCATATGCCCCTTCCTTCCTCAGTCAGTGG GACACAGCGCTGGACGTGGAAgatgctggcagggagcaggccTGGAGCAGAtccctgctgtggggcagggatggctgcagctgctttgtggACACCACAGACTGTGACCACTGCGCAGGGAGGAGAGTGGGCCCTCCCAGCTGTGACCACGCTCCCAGGGATGGTGCAGCTTCAGGGCCTTCCAGCAGGAGCCTGCAGTGGGCTggtgcccccagggctgcttgggagcaaaccctgctgctgcagagagagatGAGCAGATCCGTGCGGGGCGGTTACGACCTCCGCAGCCGCTTTGTGCAGTACACAGAGCTCTCaccaaggaggaggaggaggcagacAACAAATTCTCCATGTCGTGAGCAAACCCCTGTCGATAGAGCAGTTCCAGAGccctccagcaccagctggaAGCAGCGTCCCATACTCGGGGCTGCTGGAGAGCAAACCCGACCGAGGCggagagagcagaggagatCCCCGCGGCAGGGCTGTGACCTCCGCAGCCGCTCTGTGCAGTGCACAGCCCACCTCCCCTCTCTGGGCAAGAGGAACAGGGGGACAACAAGTCCACGTTGTGACAAAGCCCCAGTGGATAACGCAGCGTCAGGGCCCTCCAACAGCAGCTTCAAGCAGGTTCCCATGCTCAGGGCTGCTCGGAAGCAATCCCGAACCAGGCTGAGAGAGCAGAGAAGATCCCCACAGCCAGGCTATGATCTTCGCAGCCGCTGTGCACTGCCCACCACCCTTCggcgaggaagaggagggttTCCATGGCCCAGAGATGCGTGTCAGACAAGCACCCAGGGCACTCTGGGAGTGCTGAGGTCAGATTATGGCCCTGGCCGAAGCAGAATGGAAGATTAG
- the LOC128800264 gene encoding ubiquitin carboxyl-terminal hydrolase 42-like isoform X3, with protein MVWQQRQSAGAGLFNVGNTCFLNAVLQCLTYTPPLANYLLSREHSRACHQQGFCMMCIMEAHVNRVLHSPVSAILPLTVLKVFRHIGEHFQPGREEDAHDFLCCTVNAMQRACLSASNDLDLSSQSTTIVYQIFGGFLRSRVTCFSCKAISDSYEAFLDVPLDIKAASSLTAALEDFVTPEHMDGDNCFKCNKCKKNVAASKRFTVHSAPKILTVCLKRFDCFTGGKISKVVEYPEYLDLRPYMSQADGEPLHYSLYAVLVHSGVSCHGGHYFCYTKASNGLWYQMDDEFVELRCIDTALKQQAYLLFYARCSDLKIGERASSSLAPPYAPSFLSQWDTALDVEDAGREQAWSRSLLWGRDGCSCFVDTTDCDHCAGRRVGPPSCDHAPRDGAASGPSSRSLQWAGAPRAAWEQTLLLQREMSRSVRGGYDLRSRFVQYTELSPRRRRRQTTNSPCREQTPVDRAVPEPSSTSWKQRPILGAAGEQTRPRRREQRRSPRQGCDLRSRSVQCTAHLPSLGKRNRGTTSPRCDKAPVDNAASGPSNSSFKQVPMLRAARKQSRTRLREQRRSPQPGYDLRSRCALPTTLRRGRGGFPWPRDACQTSTQGTLGVLRSDYGPGRSRMED; from the exons ATGGTCTGGCAGCAGAGACAGAGTGCTGGAGCGGGGCTCTTCAATGTGGGCAACACGTGTTTCCTCAACGCTGTCCTGCAGTGCTTGACCTACACCCCCCCACTGGCCAACTACCTGCTGTCCCGAGAGCACAGCCGGGCCT GTCACCAGCAAGGTTTCTGCATGATGTGCATCATGGAAGCGCATGTTAACAGGGTCTTGCATTCCCCTGTCAGTGCCATCCTGCCTTTGACTGTCCTCAAGGTTTTCAGAC ACATAGGAGAGCATTTTCAGCCTGGCAGGGAAGAAGATGCCCATGACTTCCTATGCTGTACTGTCAATGCCATGCAGAGAGCTTGTCTGAGTGCAAGCAACGA CTTGGACCTCTCTTCTCAATCCACTACCATTGTCTATCAAATATTTGGGGGCTTTCTGAGATCCAGAG tcaCCTGCTTCAGCTGCAAAGCCATTTCTGACTCCTATGAGGCCTTCCTGGATGTTCCTTTGGATATCAAA GCAGCTTCATccctcactgcagctctggaggaCTTTGTGACACCCGAGCACATGGATGGTGATAACTGCTTTAAATGTAACAA GTGTAAGAAGAATGTTGCTGCCTCCAAGAGGTTCACAGTCCATTCTGCACCCAAGATTCTCACGGTGTGCCTGAAAAGGTTTGACTGTTTCACCGGTGGGAAGATCAGCAAG GTTGTGGAGTACCCCGAGTACCTGGATCTTCGCCCATACATGTCCCAGGCTGATGGAGAACCCCTCCATTACTCCTTGTATGCTGTCCTGGTGCACAGTGGGGTCAGCTGCCATGGAGGACACTATTTCTGCTACACAAAG GCCAGCAACGGGCTGTGGTACCAGATGGATGATGAGTTTGTGGAGCTCCGTTGCATTGACACAGCTCTCAAGCAGCAAGCCTACCTGCTGTTTTATGCCAG gtgCTCTGATCTGAAGATTGGAGAAAGGGCTTCTTCCTCGCTGGCACCACCATATGCCCCTTCCTTCCTCAGTCAGTGG GACACAGCGCTGGACGTGGAAgatgctggcagggagcaggccTGGAGCAGAtccctgctgtggggcagggatggctgcagctgctttgtggACACCACAGACTGTGACCACTGCGCAGGGAGGAGAGTGGGCCCTCCCAGCTGTGACCACGCTCCCAGGGATGGTGCAGCTTCAGGGCCTTCCAGCAGGAGCCTGCAGTGGGCTggtgcccccagggctgcttgggagcaaaccctgctgctgcagagagagatGAGCAGATCCGTGCGGGGCGGTTACGACCTCCGCAGCCGCTTTGTGCAGTACACAGAGCTCTCaccaaggaggaggaggaggcagacAACAAATTCTCCATGTCGTGAGCAAACCCCTGTCGATAGAGCAGTTCCAGAGccctccagcaccagctggaAGCAGCGTCCCATACTCGGGGCTGCTGGAGAGCAAACCCGACCGAGGCggagagagcagaggagatCCCCGCGGCAGGGCTGTGACCTCCGCAGCCGCTCTGTGCAGTGCACAGCCCACCTCCCCTCTCTGGGCAAGAGGAACAGGGGGACAACAAGTCCACGTTGTGACAAAGCCCCAGTGGATAACGCAGCGTCAGGGCCCTCCAACAGCAGCTTCAAGCAGGTTCCCATGCTCAGGGCTGCTCGGAAGCAATCCCGAACCAGGCTGAGAGAGCAGAGAAGATCCCCACAGCCAGGCTATGATCTTCGCAGCCGCTGTGCACTGCCCACCACCCTTCggcgaggaagaggagggttTCCATGGCCCAGAGATGCGTGTCAGACAAGCACCCAGGGCACTCTGGGAGTGCTGAGGTCAGATTATGGCCCTGGCCGAAGCAGAATGGAAGATTAG
- the LOC128800283 gene encoding olfactory receptor 10C1-like: MIFGNFSGFSEFRLLGFSEISHLHSLLFVVLLSLYILTLMANIVIAFTINSDSTLHTPMYFFLTQLSCLDVCYLSVVIPTILETLMVGTVSISKTRCAMQMFFFLLFGVAECFLLAAMSLDRYFAICYPLHYTIIVSSRVCRSLVAGSYICGAAVGLIHTLITFSSPLCGSAIDHFFCEIQPLLDLLCGNTFPRELQVIVVAVFAILSPFLLILYSYIRIISTILHMASAESQQRAFSTCSSHLLVVALFYGTAGSVYLRPKYTYCASVDKFLSLSYSLVTPLLNPIIYSLRNKEVKEALKKRWRKTNLVWK, translated from the coding sequence ATGATCTTTGGGAACTTCAGTGGATTTAGTGAATTCAGACTCCTGGGTTTTTCTGAAATCTCTCATTTGCACTCTTTGCTCTTTGTAGTTTTATTATCTCTTTATATTCTCACCTTGATGGCTAACATTGTGATAGCTTTCACAATAAACAGTGATAGCACCCTTCACACCCCGATGTATTTCTTCCTCACCCAGCTCTCCTGTTTGGACGTCTGCTATTTATCAGTCGTTATCCCAACCATTCTCGAGACCCTGATGGTGGGAACAGTAAGTATTTCCAAGACAAGATGTGCaatgcaaatgtttttcttccttctctttggaGTTGCTGAATGTTTTCTCTTGGCTGCCATGTCCCTTGATCGTTATTTTGCAATTTGCTACCCCTTGCACTACACAATTATCGTGAGCAGCAGGGTCTGCAGAAGCCTGGTTGCTGGGAGTTACATttgtggggctgctgtgggtTTAATTCACACCCTCATAACATTCAGCTCACCCTTGTGTGGCTCTGCCATCGACCACTTCTTCTGTGAGATTCAGCCCCTGCTGGACCTGCTCTGTGGCAACACCTTCCCAAGAGAGCTGCAGGTCATTGTGGTGGCTGTCTTTGCTATTCTGAGCCCTTTCCTCCTGATCCTTTACTCCTACATTCGTATCATTTCCACAATTCTTCACATGGCATCGGCTGAGAGCCAGCAGAGAGCGTTTTCCACTTGCTCCTCACACCTCTTGGTCGTGGCTCTGTTTTATGGCACTGCAGGCTCCGTGTATCTGCGGCCAAAATACACCTACTGTGCATCTGTGGATAAATTCCTCTCACTTTCTTATTCTCTGGTCACTCCTTTATTGAATCCCATCATTTACAGTTTGAGGAATAAAGAGGTGAAAGAAGCCCTgaagaaaagatggagaaaaactAATTTAGTGTGGAAATGA